The region CTGTGGAAGCTTTCGACGTAGCCGTTCTGCCAGGGACTGCCCGGTTCGATGTAGGAAGTCCCCACCTCAATGAAGTCCAGAAAGGAGCGGACCGCCTTGCTGATGAACTCCGGGCCATTGTCGCTGCGGATGAACGACGGGATGCCGCGGCTGACGAATAAGTCGCTCAACAGCGCCACCAAATCGTCGCCGGTGAACTTTCGACCCACTTCCAGTGCAATGCACTCACGAGTGAACTCGTCGATCAGAGAGAGGATCTTCAACGAGCGACCGTCTTCGGTTCGATCAAAGATGAAGTCCACCGACCAAACGTGATTGGGGTACTCGGCCGATCGACGAATGACGCCGCCTTCGGAGTTGCCCAATCGTCGCTTTTTCGCCTTTTTGACCGGCACCTTGAGACCTTGTTGTTTCCAGAGTCGGTGGATTCGTTTGAAGTTCACACGCCAGCCTTCCTGCCGCAGAAGACGAGTGATGCGTCGATAGCCATAGCGAGGAAACTCGCTGACGAGTTCCAGTATTCGAGCAACCAGACGTGGTTCGTCTTCTTTTGTGTTTGGCCGGTATCGTTGGCTACTTCGCGATTGGCCGAGCGTTCTGCAAGCCCGACGCTCCGAGACGCCGAAGCAACTCTGCAACTTGCAGGCTGCTTCACGGCGACGCGTCGGGCTTAGAAGTTTCCCTCAGCGATCACCTTGAGCATTCGCTTATCGAGTTCTGCTTCG is a window of Crateriforma spongiae DNA encoding:
- a CDS encoding IS3 family transposase (programmed frameshift) is translated as MKQARKRRKPEQIVKAIAEGEAMLAAGKSLAEVYQKLGIVESTWMRWKKQYGGMKSDEARRLRELEIENQKLKELLAEAELDKRMLKVIAGGKLLSPTRRREAACKLQSCFGVSERRACRTLGQSRSSQRYRPNTKEDEPRLVARILELVSEFPRYGYRRITRLLRQEGWRVNFKRIHRLWKQQGLKVPVKKAKKRRLGNSEGGVIRRSAEYPNHVWSVDFIFDRTEDGRSLKILSLIDEFTRECIALEVGRKFTGDDLVALLSDLFVSRGIPSFIRSDNGPEFISKAVRSFLDFIEVGTSYIEPGSPWQNGYVESFHSRLRDECLSCELFSCLSEAQSIIESWRQTYNHRRPHSGIGGMAPADFASQWATSASFAALPSRKQPTV